The following are from one region of the Staphylococcus argenteus genome:
- a CDS encoding LacI family DNA-binding transcriptional regulator, with protein sequence MKNISDIAKLAGVSKSTVSRFLNNGSVSKKTSEKLTKIIAEHDYQPNQFAQSLRARQTHLIGAIIPRMNSYAVDETIKGLAKQCEKYGSQLILNYTGLNIEAEIQALETLARSKVDGIVLMATDITNKHIEVINKMKVPTVIVGQQHEQLHSIVHDDYKAGQIIGEWIGQQDYRQVEVFSVSEKDIAVGIHRKRGLLDQLAKYQITPNVHETNFTYKDAQQDVAQVLKNVNQVDAIVGATDTIALAAYKYYSGKEDAMKPKQIYGFGGDPMTQLVSPTIKTIHYNYYEAGQCAMEEIQQMLKNKDMPYSVTVDVSI encoded by the coding sequence ATGAAAAATATATCCGATATTGCCAAATTAGCAGGTGTTTCAAAAAGTACAGTATCTAGGTTTTTAAATAATGGATCTGTCAGTAAAAAAACAAGTGAAAAATTAACAAAAATTATCGCTGAGCATGACTATCAACCGAATCAGTTTGCACAAAGTTTAAGAGCCCGACAAACACATCTTATTGGCGCAATCATACCGAGAATGAATTCATACGCTGTAGATGAGACAATCAAAGGGTTAGCAAAACAATGTGAAAAATATGGATCTCAGTTAATCTTAAATTATACTGGACTAAACATTGAAGCAGAAATCCAAGCACTTGAAACATTAGCACGTAGTAAAGTAGATGGCATTGTTTTAATGGCTACAGATATTACTAATAAGCATATTGAAGTTATAAATAAAATGAAAGTTCCAACGGTTATTGTTGGACAACAGCATGAACAGCTTCATAGTATTGTGCATGATGATTACAAAGCAGGGCAAATCATTGGTGAATGGATTGGGCAACAAGATTATCGACAAGTTGAAGTATTTAGTGTAAGTGAAAAAGATATTGCAGTCGGTATACATAGAAAACGTGGTTTACTTGATCAATTAGCTAAATATCAAATTACACCTAATGTACATGAAACAAATTTCACATATAAGGATGCACAACAAGATGTTGCTCAAGTATTAAAGAATGTAAATCAAGTAGATGCAATTGTTGGTGCGACGGATACGATTGCGTTAGCAGCTTATAAATATTATTCTGGGAAAGAAGATGCCATGAAACCGAAACAAATTTATGGTTTTGGTGGAGACCCTATGACTCAGTTAGTATCTCCGACGATTAAAACAATTCATTACAACTACTATGAAGCGGGTCAATGCGCAATGGAAGAAATTCAACAAATGCTAAAAAATAAAGATATGCCATATAGCGTCACTGTAGATGTTAGCATTTAG
- a CDS encoding ammonium transporter, whose amino-acid sequence MNLNDTIFMFLCTLLVWLMTPGLSLFYGGLVQSKNALNTVMQSMAAIVLVTFVWITVGFTISFGDGSLWFGNWQYTLLNHVGFATQEDISPHIPLALFMLFQMMFCTIAISILSGSIAEKMKFIPYLLFVVIWTALVYSPVAHWVWGGGWINKLGVLDFAGGTVVHITSGVSGLVLAIMIGKGNKQSESTPHNLIITLIGGIFVWIGWYGFNVGSAFTFDQIAMLAFTNTVIAASAGAIGWLILEYIFKKTTSLLGLLLGALAGLVVITPAAGYVTYLSATIMALIGGICCYIVINYIKVKLKYHDALDAFGIHGVGGIIGAVLTAFFQSKKANPDIDNGFIYTGDVHIMLVQILCVTAVVIFSVVMTFIIAKVIKLITPLSVTEQETNIGLDKIVHGEHAYFEGELNRFNKHIRY is encoded by the coding sequence ATGAATCTTAACGACACAATATTTATGTTTTTATGTACATTATTAGTTTGGTTAATGACGCCAGGATTAAGTTTGTTTTATGGCGGATTAGTTCAATCTAAAAATGCACTTAATACTGTTATGCAAAGTATGGCAGCAATTGTTCTAGTAACATTTGTTTGGATAACAGTTGGTTTTACTATTAGTTTTGGAGATGGGAGCCTATGGTTTGGAAATTGGCAATATACACTTCTTAATCATGTAGGTTTTGCTACACAAGAAGATATAAGTCCACATATACCACTGGCATTATTTATGTTATTTCAAATGATGTTTTGTACGATTGCAATCTCAATTTTATCAGGTTCAATCGCTGAAAAAATGAAATTTATCCCGTATCTATTATTTGTAGTTATTTGGACAGCACTTGTTTATAGCCCGGTAGCACACTGGGTATGGGGTGGCGGTTGGATCAATAAACTTGGCGTATTAGATTTCGCTGGTGGTACAGTCGTTCATATTACATCAGGTGTTTCAGGTTTGGTACTGGCAATTATGATTGGAAAAGGTAACAAACAATCTGAATCTACACCTCATAATTTAATTATTACCTTAATTGGTGGTATTTTTGTGTGGATTGGATGGTACGGATTTAATGTAGGTAGTGCATTTACATTTGATCAAATTGCAATGCTAGCATTTACAAACACAGTTATTGCTGCAAGCGCAGGTGCTATAGGTTGGTTAATTTTAGAATATATTTTCAAAAAGACTACAAGTTTACTTGGGCTATTACTAGGTGCACTGGCTGGTCTTGTTGTCATTACGCCTGCAGCTGGATATGTAACATATCTTAGTGCAACAATTATGGCATTAATTGGTGGTATTTGTTGTTATATCGTCATTAATTATATAAAAGTGAAACTAAAATATCATGATGCGTTAGATGCATTTGGTATTCATGGTGTAGGTGGTATTATTGGTGCAGTATTAACAGCATTTTTCCAAAGTAAAAAAGCAAATCCGGATATTGATAATGGATTTATTTATACAGGTGATGTTCATATTATGTTAGTGCAAATACTTTGTGTTACAGCAGTAGTAATTTTTAGCGTAGTTATGACATTTATTATTGCGAAGGTAATTAAATTGATTACGCCGTTGTCTGTGACAGAGCAAGAAACAAATATAGGATTAGATAAAATTGTGCATGGTGAGCATGCTTATTTTGAAGGCGAGCTAAATAGGTTTAATAAACATATTCGATATTAA
- a CDS encoding sulfurtransferase TusA family protein codes for MIYELGTVGMVCPFPLIEAQKKMATLSSGDELKIDFDCTQATEAIPNWAAENGYPVTSFEQVDNASWTITVQKV; via the coding sequence ATGATATATGAATTAGGTACAGTAGGTATGGTGTGTCCATTTCCATTGATTGAAGCACAAAAGAAAATGGCGACATTATCATCTGGAGATGAATTGAAAATTGATTTTGACTGTACACAAGCGACTGAAGCTATACCGAATTGGGCAGCAGAAAATGGATATCCCGTAACTAGTTTCGAACAAGTTGACAATGCTTCTTGGACGATTACAGTTCAAAAAGTATAA
- a CDS encoding YeeE/YedE family protein: protein MVWMIVSGLLVGGLLGFVMQRTRFCLTGGFRDMYVQKNNKMFYALLIAITIQSVGLLILTATGVLQIPTHSFPILGTIIGSFIFGIGIVLAGGCATGTWYRAGEGLIGSWIALILYAITAAITKTGILKPVMYQINQSTNVNSDISQTTGIPFWVLVAALSIITTVLVVRTLNNKKSKVAIPKLKQRYRGIRHYLFEKRYHPFIAAIAIGLIALLAWPMSTSTGRNAGLGITTPSANLVHFLITGETKFIDWGVLLVLGIFLGSYIAAKGSKEFKWRLPDKLTIRNSAIGGICMGFGASVAGGCSIGNGLVETAMMTWQGWIALAAMIAGVWTISHFMFVRPMKKVQQQVDKAQQQTQLV from the coding sequence ATGGTTTGGATGATTGTTAGTGGTTTATTAGTCGGGGGACTTTTAGGATTTGTTATGCAACGTACAAGATTTTGTTTAACAGGTGGTTTTCGTGATATGTACGTGCAAAAGAATAATAAAATGTTTTACGCATTATTAATAGCTATTACTATTCAAAGTGTCGGACTTTTAATTTTGACGGCAACTGGCGTTTTACAAATTCCTACACACAGTTTTCCTATATTAGGAACGATTATCGGCTCATTTATTTTTGGGATTGGAATTGTGCTAGCAGGCGGGTGTGCAACTGGTACATGGTATCGTGCCGGTGAAGGTTTGATAGGAAGTTGGATTGCTTTAATTTTGTATGCTATTACTGCTGCGATAACTAAGACAGGAATTTTGAAACCAGTAATGTATCAAATTAATCAATCAACGAATGTGAATAGTGATATATCTCAAACGACTGGAATACCTTTTTGGGTGTTAGTAGCAGCATTATCTATCATAACTACTGTACTTGTAGTTAGAACACTTAATAATAAAAAATCAAAAGTAGCAATTCCTAAATTGAAGCAGCGATATAGAGGTATCAGACATTATCTTTTCGAAAAGCGATATCATCCATTTATAGCTGCAATCGCAATAGGACTTATTGCTTTATTAGCATGGCCAATGAGTACATCGACTGGTAGGAATGCAGGGCTTGGAATTACAACGCCATCAGCAAATTTAGTCCATTTTTTAATTACCGGCGAAACAAAATTTATTGACTGGGGTGTCCTATTAGTTTTAGGGATATTTTTAGGTTCTTACATTGCAGCTAAAGGATCAAAAGAATTTAAATGGCGTTTGCCTGATAAGTTGACGATTCGTAACAGCGCTATAGGTGGTATATGTATGGGCTTCGGTGCTTCAGTAGCAGGGGGATGTTCCATAGGTAATGGTCTAGTTGAAACTGCCATGATGACTTGGCAAGGATGGATTGCACTAGCAGCGATGATTGCTGGCGTATGGACAATCAGTCATTTTATGTTTGTTCGTCCAATGAAGAAAGTTCAACAACAAGTTGATAAGGCGCAACAACAAACACAACTAGTATAA
- a CDS encoding redox-sensing transcriptional repressor Rex, with product MSDQVKIPRATLKRLPLYYRFVSSLKSKGIDRVNSKAISDALQIDSATIRRDFSYFGELGKKGYGYNIDSLLDFFKSELSESDMIKIAIVGVGNLGKALLTYNFSIHDDMTITEAFDIKEDIIGQKIGNVIVKDNNELIATLKKEEIDVVILTTPERVAQKIADELVQAGVKGILNFTPGRINTPSDVQVHQIDLGIELQSLLFFMKNYSE from the coding sequence ATGAGTGACCAAGTTAAAATTCCTCGAGCAACTTTAAAACGTTTACCGTTATATTATAGATTTGTGAGTTCATTAAAATCTAAAGGTATAGATCGTGTAAATTCAAAAGCGATTAGCGATGCGTTACAAATTGACTCGGCAACAATTCGTCGTGATTTTTCATATTTTGGCGAATTAGGTAAAAAAGGGTACGGATATAATATAGATAGTTTATTAGATTTCTTTAAATCTGAACTTAGCGAAAGTGATATGATAAAAATCGCAATTGTCGGAGTCGGGAACCTAGGGAAAGCATTACTCACATATAACTTTTCAATTCATGACGATATGACTATTACTGAAGCATTTGATATTAAAGAAGATATTATTGGCCAAAAAATAGGGAATGTTATTGTAAAAGATAATAATGAATTAATAGCGACATTGAAGAAAGAAGAAATCGATGTTGTGATCTTAACGACACCAGAGAGAGTAGCTCAAAAAATAGCAGATGAACTTGTTCAAGCTGGTGTAAAAGGGATATTAAACTTTACGCCTGGCAGAATAAATACACCTTCAGATGTGCAAGTACATCAAATCGACTTAGGTATAGAATTACAGTCATTACTATTCTTTATGAAAAATTACAGTGAATAA
- a CDS encoding ABC-F family ATP-binding cassette domain-containing protein: protein MILLQLNHISKSFDGEDIFTDVDFEVKTGERIGIVGRNGAGKSTLMKIIAGVENYDSGNMSKIKNLKLGYLTQQMTLNSNATVFEEMSKPFEHIKNMEALIKEETDWLAKHADDYDSDSYKAHMSRYESLSNQFEQLDGYQYESKIKTVLHGLNFTENDFNKPINNFSGGQKTRLSLAQMLLNEPDLLLLDEPTNHLDLETTKWLEDYLRYFKGAIVIISHDRYFLDKIVTQIYDVALGDVKRYVGNYDQFIKQRDLYYEKRMQEYENQQEEIKRLETFVEKNITRASTSGMAKSRRKILEKMERIDKPMLDAKSANIQFGFDRNTGNDVMHIKHLEIGYQTPITQPINIEVSKGDHIAIIGPNGIGKSTLIKTIANEQQALGGNITFGANLQIGYYDQKQAEFKSNKSILDYVWDQYPLMNEKDIRAVLGRFLFVQDDVKKIINDLSGGEKARLQLALLMLQRDNVLILDEPTNHLDIDSKEMLEQALQNFEGTILFVSHDRYFINQLANKVFDLTKDGGKMYLGDYQYYIEKIEEAAALNAQQNEQSVYNESHEKSPEHSSYHNQKEQRREQRKLERQINDCENEIESLEAAIALIDEQLTQPDIYSNPQKANELALEKEESEQKLEQAMTNWEELQQKL from the coding sequence ATGATACTTTTACAACTTAATCATATATCAAAATCGTTCGATGGTGAAGATATATTTACTGATGTTGATTTTGAAGTAAAAACAGGAGAACGTATAGGTATAGTAGGAAGAAATGGTGCCGGTAAATCAACATTAATGAAAATTATAGCTGGTGTAGAAAACTACGATTCAGGAAATATGTCCAAAATCAAAAACCTAAAGCTTGGCTATTTAACTCAACAAATGACACTCAACTCTAACGCAACGGTTTTTGAAGAAATGTCCAAACCATTTGAACATATTAAAAACATGGAAGCATTAATTAAAGAAGAAACCGATTGGTTAGCTAAACATGCAGATGATTATGATAGCGATTCATATAAAGCTCATATGTCACGATATGAATCTTTATCAAATCAATTTGAACAATTAGATGGGTATCAATACGAGAGTAAAATTAAAACTGTGTTGCATGGTTTAAATTTCACTGAAAACGATTTTAATAAACCCATAAATAACTTTAGTGGTGGTCAAAAAACACGCCTTTCATTAGCTCAAATGTTATTAAATGAACCTGATTTATTACTTTTAGATGAGCCTACTAACCATTTAGACTTAGAAACAACTAAGTGGCTTGAAGATTATTTACGTTATTTTAAAGGTGCAATCGTAATTATCAGTCACGATCGTTACTTTTTAGATAAAATTGTAACTCAAATTTATGATGTAGCCTTGGGTGACGTCAAACGCTATGTTGGTAACTATGATCAATTTATTAAGCAACGTGATTTATATTATGAAAAGCGGATGCAAGAATATGAAAATCAACAAGAAGAAATTAAACGTTTAGAAACATTTGTTGAGAAGAATATTACACGTGCCTCCACTAGTGGCATGGCAAAAAGTAGACGTAAAATTTTAGAAAAAATGGAACGTATTGATAAACCAATGTTAGATGCTAAAAGTGCGAATATACAATTCGGCTTTGACCGTAATACAGGCAACGATGTCATGCACATTAAACATTTAGAAATTGGTTACCAAACACCTATTACCCAACCTATTAACATTGAAGTTTCAAAAGGTGACCATATTGCTATTATCGGGCCTAACGGTATTGGAAAATCAACATTGATTAAAACAATCGCTAATGAACAACAAGCACTTGGTGGCAATATTACTTTTGGAGCAAATTTGCAAATTGGTTATTATGACCAAAAGCAAGCTGAATTTAAATCTAATAAATCCATTTTAGATTATGTATGGGATCAATATCCTTTAATGAATGAAAAAGATATACGTGCAGTACTTGGACGTTTCTTATTCGTACAAGATGATGTCAAAAAAATTATCAACGATTTATCGGGTGGCGAAAAAGCAAGATTACAGTTAGCACTTCTAATGTTACAACGTGACAACGTCCTCATTTTAGATGAGCCTACCAATCATCTTGATATCGATTCAAAAGAAATGTTAGAACAAGCACTTCAAAATTTTGAAGGAACAATATTATTTGTTTCTCACGATCGTTATTTTATAAATCAATTAGCCAATAAAGTATTTGATTTAACCAAAGATGGCGGCAAAATGTATCTTGGTGATTACCAATATTATATTGAAAAAATTGAAGAAGCAGCTGCATTAAATGCTCAGCAAAATGAACAATCTGTTTATAACGAATCACATGAAAAGTCGCCGGAGCATTCATCGTATCATAATCAAAAAGAACAAAGACGTGAACAGCGAAAACTAGAAAGACAAATTAATGATTGTGAAAACGAAATAGAATCTTTAGAAGCTGCTATCGCTTTGATTGATGAACAATTAACTCAACCAGATATTTATAGTAACCCACAAAAAGCAAATGAATTAGCTCTCGAAAAAGAAGAAAGCGAACAAAAATTAGAACAAGCCATGACGAATTGGGAAGAATTACAACAAAAATTATAA
- a CDS encoding MutS-related protein, producing MSTNQTFLIFVVAVILIASIVGIIGRYMSRQKLFKSMETLWQTISPLETFIRPNSHYDYEYQLYKVNYKPYTLVDDKTWSDLNMSAIFHQMNYNLTAIGEMKLYSCLRGMLTITNKSLLNLFNDNAEFRQHVTFHLALLGKSVYPTFPDQITPVKRHTLLMLCPFLPIITFAIIFINAQVGILLFLLSCLFNIILSAILKRTYEDDLKSIFYASNVLKHGYAISKVKHAPQPEVNFKHFRTARHLTSVLAEVNEEDIGAMVIKLVKLIFMLDYLLFHTIQKSYTTHMKELKNCFDYIAELDNHYSLAMYRRTLDVYTEPRIDETKNSIEFTELTHPLISDAIANDFSLSQNILLTGSNASGKSTFMKAIAINLILAKTTHTVTATKFVYQPGNVFTSMANADSVLSGDSYFMAELKSIKRIVNISGNQNIYCFIDEIFKGTNTTERIAASESVLSFLNQKPNFKVIAATHDIELAELLKNQYSNYHFNEVIENNKIHFDYKIKPGKANTRNAIELLRITSFPEQIYQRAKDNVPKI from the coding sequence ATGAGCACAAATCAAACGTTTTTAATATTTGTTGTTGCGGTAATATTAATTGCTTCAATTGTAGGAATTATTGGACGATATATGAGTCGTCAAAAATTGTTTAAATCTATGGAAACATTATGGCAAACGATTTCACCACTAGAAACTTTTATAAGACCAAATTCACATTACGACTATGAATATCAACTTTATAAAGTTAACTACAAGCCCTATACATTGGTTGATGATAAAACCTGGTCAGATTTAAACATGTCTGCGATATTTCACCAGATGAACTATAACTTAACAGCTATTGGCGAAATGAAACTTTACAGTTGTTTGCGTGGTATGTTAACAATTACAAATAAATCATTACTCAATTTATTTAATGACAACGCAGAATTCAGACAGCATGTAACTTTTCATTTAGCTTTGTTAGGTAAATCAGTTTACCCAACTTTTCCTGATCAAATTACACCCGTAAAACGTCATACACTCTTAATGCTTTGTCCGTTTTTACCAATCATTACATTCGCAATTATTTTTATAAATGCGCAAGTCGGCATTTTGTTATTTTTATTAAGCTGTTTATTCAATATCATTTTATCTGCCATTTTAAAGCGTACGTACGAGGATGACTTAAAATCAATTTTTTATGCATCAAATGTTTTAAAACATGGCTATGCTATTTCAAAAGTTAAACATGCACCACAACCAGAGGTCAATTTTAAACATTTTAGAACGGCTCGTCATCTCACGAGTGTTTTAGCTGAAGTAAACGAAGAAGATATTGGTGCCATGGTAATTAAACTTGTTAAACTCATTTTCATGCTCGATTATCTTTTATTCCATACAATTCAAAAAAGCTACACAACACATATGAAAGAGCTGAAAAACTGTTTTGACTATATCGCAGAGCTAGATAACCACTATTCGTTAGCTATGTATCGAAGAACTTTAGATGTTTATACAGAACCGCGTATTGATGAAACTAAAAATAGTATTGAATTCACTGAATTAACGCATCCACTCATTTCAGATGCTATTGCCAATGATTTTTCATTATCACAAAATATATTGTTAACTGGGTCTAATGCATCGGGAAAATCTACATTTATGAAAGCTATTGCGATAAACCTTATACTTGCAAAAACGACTCATACTGTTACTGCAACCAAGTTTGTATATCAACCAGGTAATGTGTTCACATCTATGGCAAATGCCGATAGTGTATTATCTGGTGATAGTTACTTTATGGCAGAATTAAAGTCAATTAAGAGAATCGTCAATATTTCTGGAAATCAAAATATCTATTGCTTTATTGATGAAATTTTCAAAGGTACCAATACTACTGAACGAATTGCCGCTTCTGAATCAGTTTTATCATTTTTAAATCAAAAACCTAACTTTAAGGTCATTGCAGCTACACACGACATAGAGTTAGCCGAATTATTAAAAAATCAATATTCGAATTATCATTTTAATGAAGTTATAGAAAATAATAAAATTCATTTTGACTATAAGATTAAACCTGGAAAAGCCAATACTCGAAATGCCATCGAGCTACTAAGAATCACTTCATTCCCAGAACAAATATATCAACGTGCAAAAGATAATGTGCCGAAAATTTAG
- the tsaD gene encoding tRNA (adenosine(37)-N6)-threonylcarbamoyltransferase complex transferase subunit TsaD: MTNNTLILAVETSCDETSVSIIKNGRDVLSNTVLSQIESHKRFGGVVPEVASRHHVEGITTTIDEALQEANVSMEDIDAVAVTEGPGLIGALLIGVNAAKALAFAYDKPLIPVHHIAGHIYANHIETSLTFPLIALIVSGGHTELVYMKNHLTFEVIGETRDDAVGEAYDKVARTIGLSYPGGPQVDRLAASGEDTYAFPRVWLDKDSYDFSFSGLKSAVINQLHNQRQKNIPIIAENVATSFQNSVVDVLTYKAIQACKDYGVQRLIVAGGVASNKGLRQSLTNQCKDNDIELTIPSPKLCTDNAAMIGVAGYYLYQYGKFSDLALNGHSNIDLEDYSIE; encoded by the coding sequence ATGACTAATAATACTTTAATCCTTGCTGTGGAAACGAGTTGCGATGAAACAAGTGTTAGCATTATAAAAAATGGTAGAGATGTATTATCGAATACCGTCTTAAGTCAGATTGAAAGTCATAAACGATTTGGCGGTGTAGTTCCAGAAGTAGCAAGTAGACATCATGTTGAAGGTATTACAACAACAATTGATGAGGCTCTTCAAGAAGCAAATGTATCAATGGAAGATATAGATGCAGTGGCGGTAACAGAAGGCCCAGGGTTAATTGGTGCGTTGTTAATTGGAGTCAACGCAGCTAAAGCATTAGCGTTTGCATATGATAAACCATTAATACCGGTTCATCATATCGCAGGACATATTTATGCTAATCATATTGAAACATCATTGACATTTCCGCTTATTGCACTCATTGTTTCAGGTGGTCATACAGAGTTAGTTTATATGAAAAATCATTTAACATTCGAAGTGATAGGTGAGACCCGTGATGACGCAGTAGGTGAAGCGTATGATAAAGTGGCACGAACAATTGGATTAAGTTATCCAGGTGGTCCACAAGTTGATCGTTTAGCTGCAAGTGGTGAGGATACATATGCTTTTCCTCGTGTATGGTTAGATAAAGATAGTTATGATTTTAGTTTTAGCGGCTTAAAAAGTGCTGTGATTAATCAGTTGCATAATCAACGACAAAAAAATATTCCAATCATAGCAGAAAATGTAGCAACCAGTTTTCAAAATAGCGTCGTAGATGTATTAACTTATAAAGCAATTCAAGCTTGCAAAGACTATGGAGTGCAACGACTAATAGTTGCTGGTGGTGTTGCAAGTAACAAAGGTTTACGACAATCATTAACAAATCAATGTAAAGATAATGATATTGAATTAACAATACCAAGTCCTAAATTATGTACAGACAATGCGGCTATGATAGGTGTTGCCGGTTATTATTTATATCAGTACGGTAAATTTTCAGATTTAGCATTAAATGGACATAGTAATATCGATTTAGAAGATTATTCTATAGAATAA
- the rimI gene encoding ribosomal protein S18-alanine N-acetyltransferase, with protein MDQQSKEQLNIRAMTKEDVPQVFDIERHSFNDSSWTIDAFYHEIEQNNFAKYFVLEFEQQIIGYLGLWIVIDQAQITTVAIDNQYRGYGLGQMLLKYGKNYASHTCDVMSLEVRVNNKVAQHVYENLGFQYGGKRKNYYGEGEDAMVMWVNLND; from the coding sequence TTGGATCAACAGTCAAAAGAGCAATTAAATATTAGAGCAATGACTAAGGAAGATGTGCCACAAGTTTTTGATATAGAGCGTCATAGTTTTAATGATAGTTCATGGACAATTGATGCATTTTATCATGAAATTGAACAAAATAACTTTGCGAAGTATTTTGTTTTAGAATTTGAACAACAAATTATAGGTTATTTAGGTTTATGGATAGTGATTGATCAAGCACAAATTACAACAGTCGCTATAGATAATCAATATAGAGGCTATGGTTTAGGTCAAATGTTATTAAAATATGGTAAAAATTACGCGAGTCATACATGTGATGTAATGAGTCTAGAAGTAAGAGTAAATAATAAAGTAGCACAACACGTATATGAAAATTTAGGTTTTCAATATGGTGGTAAACGTAAAAATTATTATGGTGAAGGTGAAGATGCAATGGTAATGTGGGTGAATTTAAATGACTAA
- the tsaB gene encoding tRNA (adenosine(37)-N6)-threonylcarbamoyltransferase complex dimerization subunit type 1 TsaB has translation MNSLLIDTSNQPLSVAIMEDDKVKAEITTDSKQNHSVQLMPAISELFKQCQITKHQLDAIVVAEGPGSYTGLRIGVTVAKTLAYALNIKLYGVSSLKALAATINHTDKLLVPIFDARRKAVYTGVYQWQQNELKTILEDQYMTIEDLQTFLKGSNQPYVFIGKDTVQLQDDLQGDTVAQLPNASVMYHLIEEPSDIHTFTPKYHKLAEAERNWINSQKSN, from the coding sequence ATGAATTCGTTGCTCATTGATACATCCAACCAACCATTATCAGTGGCAATTATGGAAGATGATAAAGTTAAAGCTGAAATAACAACTGATTCAAAGCAAAATCATTCAGTCCAATTAATGCCAGCAATTAGCGAATTATTTAAGCAGTGTCAAATAACAAAACATCAATTAGATGCAATTGTTGTTGCTGAAGGTCCAGGGTCATATACAGGATTACGAATAGGTGTAACGGTAGCAAAAACATTAGCTTATGCCTTAAATATAAAGTTATACGGTGTTTCCTCATTAAAAGCGTTAGCAGCAACAATTAATCATACTGATAAATTGTTAGTTCCAATTTTTGATGCAAGAAGAAAAGCTGTGTATACAGGTGTTTATCAATGGCAACAAAATGAATTGAAAACTATATTAGAAGATCAATATATGACAATTGAAGATTTACAAACATTTTTAAAAGGCTCAAATCAACCTTATGTATTTATAGGTAAAGACACTGTGCAATTGCAAGATGATTTACAAGGAGATACTGTAGCACAATTACCAAATGCTTCAGTAATGTATCATTTAATAGAGGAGCCTTCTGATATTCATACATTCACACCTAAATACCATAAATTAGCTGAGGCGGAACGAAATTGGATCAACAGTCAAAAGAGCAATTAA
- the tsaE gene encoding tRNA (adenosine(37)-N6)-threonylcarbamoyltransferase complex ATPase subunit type 1 TsaE, protein MIKINSLDEMNQFAMFLVEQLKCGDLILLNGDLGAGKTTLTQFIGKALGVKRTINSPTFNIIKSYKGTNLKLHHMDCYRLEDSEEDLGFDEFFEDRAITVIEWSQFIKDLLPANHLTINITTLSETSREIELIALGEHYENIKEVMEHEFVAH, encoded by the coding sequence TTGATAAAGATAAACAGTTTAGATGAAATGAATCAATTTGCTATGTTTTTAGTTGAACAATTGAAGTGTGGCGATTTGATTTTACTTAATGGAGATTTAGGTGCAGGCAAAACAACGTTAACGCAATTTATAGGTAAAGCATTAGGTGTCAAACGTACGATTAATTCACCAACATTTAATATTATTAAATCATACAAAGGTACAAATTTAAAATTGCACCATATGGATTGTTATCGCTTAGAAGATTCTGAAGAAGATTTAGGGTTTGATGAATTTTTTGAAGATAGGGCGATTACAGTTATTGAATGGAGTCAATTTATTAAAGACTTACTTCCTGCAAATCATTTAACAATAAATATTACAACTCTATCTGAAACAAGCAGAGAAATAGAGCTTATAGCACTAGGTGAACATTATGAAAATATTAAGGAGGTAATGGAACATGAATTCGTTGCTCATTGA